The genomic DNA CCGCGGAAGGCGGTGTTGCTCTGCGTGTTGGTCTTGCCGGAGAAGCCGTGCATGGCCACGTTGGGCAGCCAGTAGGCGTTGTCGAAGTGGCAGAGCGCGCGGGTCATGACGGGGCCCGAGAGGTCGGCCGAATGGCCGGCGCGCGAGACCATGGTGATCTCCGCGCCGAGGATGCGGCCCTCGCCGTCGTAGCCCACTTCATACTCGTACCAGAAGCAGTGGCGGCGGCCGGTGACCATGAAGTCGTCGTCGCGGTCGAGCCGGAGCTTGACCGGGCGCTGCAGCTGCCGTGCCGCGATGGCCGCCACGCAGGCGAACAGCGCCGATTGCGATTCCTTGCCGCCGAAGCCGCCGCCCATGCGTCGGCATTCCACGTGCACTTCGTTCGACTGCAAATGCAGCGCATGCGCCACCAGGTGCTGCATCTCGCTCGGATGCTGCGTCGAGCAGTGGATGTGCAGCGCGCCGCCTTCCTTCGGAATGGCGTAGCTGATCTGGCCTTCGAGGTAGAACTGCTCCTGCCCGCCCACGTCGAGCGTGGACTTGTGGCGGTGCGGCGCCTGCGCGATGGCGGCGCGCACGGCCGCCTCGTCGCCTTCGTTGGCGCTGCCGCCGCTGCGCACGATGTGCATCGGCGGCACCACGTACTGGCCGCGCGCATGCGCCTCCTGCGGCGTGAGCACGGGCGGCTGCGCCTCGATTGTCATCGCATCCTTGGCCTTGGAAGCGGCGCGGCGCGCGGCCTCGCGCGTCTCGGCGATCACCGCGAACACGGGCTGGCCGAGATAGCGGATCTGGCCGCCCTCGCTCACGGGCAGGAGGATCGGATCGTCGTGCACGATCGAGCCGCAGTCGTTGGTGCCCGGAATGTCGTCGGCCGTGAGCACCGCGACCACGCCGGGCATCGCACGGATGGCGTCGAGCGACAGCGCCGTGACGCGGCCGTTGGCGGCCGGCGACAAGCCCAGCGCGCAGTGCAGCGTGCCGGTGATCTCGGGAATGTCGTCGATGTAGGTCGCCTCGCCGGCCACGTGCAGGTGCGCCGACTCGTGCGGCCGGCTGATGCCGACACGCGCGCCAAGATCATGCGCGATCGCTTCGGCCACGGGGTCGATGCGCGCGGCGGTGTTCTTCAGGTAGTCGGCAAAGGCCTCGGCGGGCTGCAGCAGGCGGGCGTCGATGGGTTTGTTCATGGTCAGGCTCCTTCGGCCGCGGCTTTGACCGTGGCATGAGGCATCACGCTCCACACGCTGGTTTCTTCGAGGGACAGCGGGTCTTCGGCCCGGGTTTCGAGCCAGAGGCGCTGGATCAGGTTCTGCGCCACCTGCAGCCGGTAGTCGGCCGAGGCGCGCATGTCCGACAGCGGCTTGAAGTCCTGCGCCAGCGCGAGCTTTGCGGCGGCGACGCTGGCCTGCGTCCACGGCTTGCCGACGAGCGCGGCCTCGGCGTTCGCGGCGCGCTTGACGATGGCGGCCATGCCGCCGAAGGCCAGGCGCACGGCCTTCACGGTGTCGCTACCCTGCTCCAGCTCGATCGCGAAGCCTGCGCACAGGGCCGAGATGTCGCAGTCGAAGCGCTTGCTGATCTTGTAGGCGCGCACCTGGCGGCGCATGGCCGCGAGCGGAACCGCCAGCCCCTGCACGAACTCGCCGGGCTGCAGCTGGTTCTTCATGTAGTCGATGTAGAAATCGGGCAGCGGCATGCGGCGCAGCACGTCGCCGCGGCGCAGCTCGATCTCGGCATCGAGCGACATCAGCACCGGCGGCGAATCGCCGATGGGCGAGCCGTTGGCCACGTTGCCGCCCATGGTGCCGGCATGGCGGATCGGCGGCGAGGCAAAGCGCAGCCACACGTCCGCGAGGCTCGGCACGCGCTGCACCAGGGCTTCGAAGGCGGCTTCGAGCGAGGCGCCGGCGCCGATGTAGAGCTCGTCGGCACGGGTCTCGATGGTCTTCATCTCGGCCACGTCGCCCACGTAGATGATGTCGCCGAGATCGCGGAACTGCTTGTTGACCCAGAGGCCGACGTCGGTCGAGCCGGCCAGCAGCTGGGCACGCGGCTTCTGCTCGCGCAATGCGGCGAGCTGGGCGATGGTCTTGGGGGCGTGGAAGTGGTCGACGCGGGCGCCGAGCGGCGCCGCGTAGTCCAGGCCGTCGTTCTGCAAGGCGGTGAGCGCCGCCACCACGGGCTTCGTGTCGAGCCGCACGGCCGGCAGGTCGAACATGCGCTGCCCCGCATCGAGGATCGGCCGGTAGCCGGTGCAGCGGCACAGGTTGCCCGACAGTTCGTCGGCCAGCTGCTGGCGCGTGGGCTGCGTGCCCTCGGCCTGGTGGTGCTCGTAGGCGGACCACAGCGACATCACGAAGCCGGGCGTGCAGAAGCCGCACTGCGAGCCATGGCAGTCGACCATCGCCTGCTGCACGGGGTGCAGCGTGTGGACGGCGTGCTTCTTGTCCTGCGGTTGGGCGGCCGCGCACTGCGCCTTCAGGTCTTCGACCGTGAACAGCGCCTTGCCGTGCAGCGTCGGCAGGAACTGGATGCAGGCGTTGACCGTCTGCAGTTGCAGCCCGCCGACCGTGCCCGGCGCGTTGGCGTCGCTGGCCAGTTCGCCGATCACCACGGTGCAGGCGCCGCAGTCGCCTTCGTTGCAGCCTTCCTTGGTGCCCGTGCAATGTGCGTCCTCGCGCAGCCAGTCGAGCACCGAGCGGGTCGGATGGACGCCACTGACGTCGACGATCCTGCCGCGGTGGAAGAAGCGGACGGGTTGCGTGCTGTTGTTGTTGCTGCTGCTCTCTGTGCTCATGCTCTTTGGCCTCGTGGGCGGCCCGGTTTTCCCGGCCAAGCCTGGACGTTAGCCGCTTGTGCCCCCGCCCACATACCGCAGGAGCCATATTGCGTATGTGGACGCGGGTATGCGGCCTAGGGGGAAACCCTGGAGAGCGAGAGCAATTCCCGGGCCATGGGCGGGGCCGCGCGTGCGACTCGCGTCAGCGCACCAAGTCCCACCCCATCATCAGGGCGGCGAACCCCATCAGCGCCGTGCCGCCCCAGCCGAGCCATCGCGTGCGGCGCCCCGAGGTGAACACGCCCATCACCTTCTCGCGCGTCACCAGGACCATCATCGCGGCCATGATCGGCACCGCGACAACCCCGTTGATCACGGCACTCCAGTAGAGCGCCTTCATCGGGTCGATCGGCGTGAAGTCGAGCGCCGTTCCCACCAGCGTGGCCACGGCGATGATGCCGTAGAACTCCTTGGCCTCGCGCCAGTGCCGCTCCAGCCCTTCTTCCCAGCCGAAGGCCTCCGCCACCGCATAGGCGGCCGACGAGGCCAGCACCGGCACCGCCAGCAAACCGGTCGCGATGATGCCGCCCGCGAAGAGCCAGAACGCGAAATCGCCCGCCAGCGGCCGCAGCGCCTCGGCCGCCTGCGCCGCCGAAGATACGTCGTGCACCCCCGCCGCGAACAGCACCGCCGCCCCCACCACCATCACGAAGAACGCGATCAGGTTCGAGAAGGTCATGCCCAGCCAAGTGTCGAGCCGCACGCGCCGCAGGTCGCGCCACACCTCCTGGTCGGTGCCGCGCCGCCCGCCCTTGAGCCGGAGTTCCTCGACTTCCTGCGAGGCCTGCCAGAAGAACAGGTACGGCGAGATGGTGGTGCCCAGCAGCGCCACGATCATCATCCAGTAGCTGCCGCTCCACTGCAGCCGGGGCACGACGAGGTCGTGCAGCACACGGCCCCATTCCACCTGCACAGCGAACACCGCCGCCACGTAGGCAAACAGCGTGAGCGTCAGCCACTTGAGGATGTGGGCCAGCTTGCGGTACGGCACGAACACCTGCAGCAGCACCGTGACCACGCCGAAGATCAGCGAAAGAAAATGCGCCCCGCCGCCCACCACCAGCTGCAGCGCCTCGCCCATGGCCGCGATGTCGGCCGCGATGTTGATGGTGTTGGCCACCACCAGCAGCGCCACCAGCACGAACAGAAAGCCCCGCGGCATGTGCTCGCGCAGGTTGGCCGCCACACCTTTGCCCGTGACCCGGCCGATGCGC from Variovorax sp. V93 includes the following:
- the xdhA gene encoding xanthine dehydrogenase small subunit, whose protein sequence is MSTESSSNNNSTQPVRFFHRGRIVDVSGVHPTRSVLDWLREDAHCTGTKEGCNEGDCGACTVVIGELASDANAPGTVGGLQLQTVNACIQFLPTLHGKALFTVEDLKAQCAAAQPQDKKHAVHTLHPVQQAMVDCHGSQCGFCTPGFVMSLWSAYEHHQAEGTQPTRQQLADELSGNLCRCTGYRPILDAGQRMFDLPAVRLDTKPVVAALTALQNDGLDYAAPLGARVDHFHAPKTIAQLAALREQKPRAQLLAGSTDVGLWVNKQFRDLGDIIYVGDVAEMKTIETRADELYIGAGASLEAAFEALVQRVPSLADVWLRFASPPIRHAGTMGGNVANGSPIGDSPPVLMSLDAEIELRRGDVLRRMPLPDFYIDYMKNQLQPGEFVQGLAVPLAAMRRQVRAYKISKRFDCDISALCAGFAIELEQGSDTVKAVRLAFGGMAAIVKRAANAEAALVGKPWTQASVAAAKLALAQDFKPLSDMRASADYRLQVAQNLIQRLWLETRAEDPLSLEETSVWSVMPHATVKAAAEGA
- a CDS encoding Nramp family divalent metal transporter, producing the protein MKKRIPSFLRHVGPGVVTGAADDDPSGIATYTQAGAQFGTGLLWTVFLSLPFMVAIQLVSARIGRVTGKGVAANLREHMPRGFLFVLVALLVVANTINIAADIAAMGEALQLVVGGGAHFLSLIFGVVTVLLQVFVPYRKLAHILKWLTLTLFAYVAAVFAVQVEWGRVLHDLVVPRLQWSGSYWMMIVALLGTTISPYLFFWQASQEVEELRLKGGRRGTDQEVWRDLRRVRLDTWLGMTFSNLIAFFVMVVGAAVLFAAGVHDVSSAAQAAEALRPLAGDFAFWLFAGGIIATGLLAVPVLASSAAYAVAEAFGWEEGLERHWREAKEFYGIIAVATLVGTALDFTPIDPMKALYWSAVINGVVAVPIMAAMMVLVTREKVMGVFTSGRRTRWLGWGGTALMGFAALMMGWDLVR